One stretch of Eupeodes corollae chromosome 2, idEupCoro1.1, whole genome shotgun sequence DNA includes these proteins:
- the LOC129948176 gene encoding trithorax group protein osa translates to MTILRIACILAIASAAPIQGILSNGGIGDSYGPPPRGLPAQSYGPPQHQIRVPQREYGVPQQIPFREYGPPALKYGPPKLNFNFGQNFNGGFNDQIKSYFGVPKPFYGPPHLQHTPAATYGPPPQNKPYSTYGPPPKPQGTYGPPRPAASYGPPSLPQPLPLVQPGIFKPNGNGFISRPHTSYGPPPSGQFIGKPNLNYGPPKPSYGPPPLPNFNRQPTETTIIVTSGSGGNGGFQGGHHSHGGGAGAGSGPLKQVQIQVENQGNNHGHGGSSGGHFHTASCDGWKPIPAPFGHYVEHNNIQTQSGYSTVSSGSGHNTVTQYSSIGGENFGGLTDEQLVAVALQTGGFETAPTQSLPASGPVDFHSGGGHGGEGEHHLNSIESENLQIALGSLEDTYSKAPQDSFAPNSVHAQKYNSISSGEYGAPPIGSGNGGNFQGNANHQHHHHHHSEGNAGSFSSQGSNLGILYGTQSGNQRPWLNNALAPPSNPVTYRPPVPQGLLESIGATVQHLDQFGVKPLNQPATYIPPPLKEIAEPSSQYGPPQQQLLPPQQNVNIEFHHQGGGSQNQYQQNYREEERGNALNQYLPPPLPVPVPQQQQQYLPPPRPSHQLQGSSFGGSSSFGGGQQQFIHTQGLPFPHEARFNQPQDCGHGPNLVGANYQLQQQQFVEQGAGRPALSYGPPPSAPGSGPDSIGYESKRSSVTSLPEEVNSENLPGLDGLNVISAQKSQSVSLPVQNSQVSPYQIQIQSSNPSESVTSNDGDTNHEEVLSQGLLQSILSAIEQPQANNNQGTTAQSLQNRSDVDVHLDEDAKEKDSTLSATKAIVPESSETSDDAAEESK, encoded by the exons acGATTCTACGGATAGCATGCATTTTGGCAATTGCATCAGCTGCACCGATTCAAGGTATACTGAGTAATGGAGGCATTGGAGATAGTTACGGACCACCCCCACGAGGATTACCGGCTCAGAGCTATGGACCACCTCAACATCAGATTCGTGTTCCGCAACGAGAGTATGGAGTTCCTCAGCAGATTCCCTTCCGGGAATATGGTCCACCGGCACTGAAATATGGACCTCCAAAGCTGAATTTCAATTTCGGTCAGAACTTCAATGGTGGGTTTAACGACCAGATAAAGTCTTACTTCGGAGTTCCGAAACCTTTCTATGGTCCTCCTCATCTGCAACATACCCCAGCTGCGACTTATGGACCACCACCCCAAAATAAGCCATATTCAACTTACGGCCCCCCTCCCAAGCCTCAAGGAACCTATGGACCACCAAGACCAGCTGCCAGCTACGGACCACCATCCTTGCCTCAACCCTTGCCATTGGTACAGCCCGGAATTTTTAAGCCCAACGGCAATGGCTTTATTTCTCGCCCACACACCTCATATGGACCACCCCCATCGGGTCAGTTCATCGGAAAGCCAAATCTCAACTACGGCCCACCAAAGCCCAGTTACGGACCACCCCCACTACCTAACTTCAATCGACAGCCCACAGAGACAACGATTATCGTCACCAGCGGAAGTGGTGGCAACGGAGGCTTCCAAGGTGGTCATCACTCCCATGGCGGTGGTGCTGGTGCTGGTAGTGGCCCCCTTAAGCAGGTCCAAATTCAGGTAGAAAACCAAGGCAACAACCATGGACATGGAGGGAGCTCTGGTGGACATTTCCACACTGCTTCCTGTGACGGCTGGAAACCAATTCCGGCGCCATTTGGTCACTATGTCGAACATAACAATATCCAAACTCAATCAGGTTATAGCACAGTGTCGAGTGGTTCAGGTCACAATACAGTCACTCAATACAGCAGCATTGGGGGAGAAAACTTTGGTGGGCTAACAGATGAGCAACTTGTTGCTGTTGCCCTGCAAACGGGTGGATTCGAAACGGCACCAACACAATCCCTTCCGGCTTCGGGACCAGTCGATTTCCATTCAGGTGGCGGACATGGTGGAGAGGGAGAAcatcatttgaattcaatcgaATCGGAAAATTTACAG ATTGCACTCGGATCGCTTGAAGATACCTATTCGAAGGCACCACAAGACTCATTTGCACCCAACTCAGTACATGCTCAGAAATACAACTCCATAAGCAGTGGAGAATATGGAGCACCCCCAATTGGTAGTGGTAATGGTGGTAACTTCCAAGGTAATGCCAACCATCAgcatcatcaccatcaccattcaGAAGGTAATGCTGGAAGCTTTTCATCACAAGGCTCAAATCTTGGCATCCTCTATGGCACACAGAGTGGCAACCAACGTCCTTGGTTGAATAACGCTTTAGCACCACCAAGTAATCCTGTAACCTATCGTCCCCCAGTACCACAGGGACTCCTCGAATCGATTGGCGCAACAGTACAGCATTTGGATCAATTTGGGGTTAAGCCACTGAATCAACCAGCAACCTATATTCCTCCACCACTAAAGGAAATAGCCGAACCATCCAGCCAATATGGACCACCCCAGCAACAGCTTTTGCCACCACAACAGAACGTAAATATTGAATTCCATCATCAGGGAGGAGGAAGCCAAAATcaataccagcagaattataGAGAAGAAGAACGTGGTAATGCATTAAACCAGTACTTGCCTCCACCCCTACCGGTTCCAGTAccacagcaacagcaacagtaTCTGCCACCACCCCGTCCCAGCCATCAACTTCAAGGAAGTTCCTTCGGCGGATCATCGTCTTTCGGTGGTGGGCAGCAGCAATTTATTCACACCCAAGGACTTCCATTCCCCCATGAAGCCAGATTTAATCAACCTCAAGATTGTGGACATGGACCGAATCTTGTAGGTGCCAATTATCAGCTACAGCAACAACAGTTTGTCGAACAAGGTGCTGGCAGACCAGCACTCTCCTACGGACCACCACCATCCGCACCAGGCAGCGGTCCTGACTCCATCGGTTACGAATCGAAACGCTCCAGTGTGACCTCTCTGCCTGAAGAAGTCAACTCGGAGAACCTTCCTGGTTTGGATGGACTCAATGTCATCTCAGCACAAAAGTCTCAATCCGTTTCGCTCCCGGTACAAAATTCTCAGGTTTCCCCTTACCAGATCCAAATCCAATCTTCAAATCCATCAGAATCCGTAACCAGCAACGATGGAGACACCAACCATGAAGAGGTTCTCTCCCAAGGGCTCTTGCAATCTATTCTCTCAGCAATAGAACAGCCTCAAGCCAATAATAACCAAGGGACCACAGCACAAAGTCTGCAAAACCGTTCCGATGTTGATGTGCATTTGGACGAGGACGCCAAAGAAAAGGATTCCACTTTGAGTGCAACGAAAGCCATCGTGCCAGAGTCAAGTGAGACTTCAGATGATGCAGCCGAAGAATCCAAATAA